The Rhopalosiphum maidis isolate BTI-1 chromosome 4, ASM367621v3, whole genome shotgun sequence region ttgttttgacaCAAGCTGGAATTTAAGTAATGAATTcccatactaaaatatattctaaattcaTGTACATGCTTGTCTCTTTCCTTTACGTAACCTGGTGCTAATGCGCTAAAGCATATGCTATAGCTGTACGACTATTACAACTTTTATTCATATGTGCACTTGTTACTTGTTTGGCTGTTCACCGTTTTGCGTTTCATTAAAACTTTTGACGAATGCGAGTGTaagttaaatgtaatgtaattatatgtcagataggtacattatataattagtaactaTTTTACCAAGGTTTGGCTGGAATAATCCAAGCATACATTATGTAagtatctatacaatatacacgcgTTATACgtgtatagtatacaatttaattaaacactatagtgatatattaaatgtttgttatttctATACAAGGAACTCATGAGTAATAAAGTTATTGATGTACATCCTATTGCAACCTACCTTTACAAGCCACCAAAGCACGTAATCTTCGAAAAATACGTAGATATAGTCAGTAGTCACACTTTACACACTTTATATGGTTtgatcgaaaaaaaatgtgaatctGCAAGTGGACTGGAAGAGATGGCTATTATCGCAGTTGCCGGCTTATAGAACACGCGGGCTTACACATTTCACGACCTTACTATGAAACACGGTCAGACGCGATCAGGAGGTTggcattgaaatatttactgaTAAAATTCGGTGAAGTTCGAAACGCACACGGTCTGACCGCGGTAATCGTTGACAGAAACGACCGtcgaccatattattatttacgatatactgtttttgtacattttgtgTTTCACTTACACAAGTGcatactatgtataaaataatgttgttcAATAcagtcaatttttaaaattctggcCGTAAATCTCGATCCAACTGTTTTTGCAACATCGTTCACGAATTCATGAACctttacctatatagtatatattgtatttctataataCCATTTTATGTCTAAATTGTGCCGTGCAGTGATGAAATAGGGGTGATCACCTATTCACCTCCGGTCTGAAAACATGGCATAGCGCCTGTTTACAGAGGATCAATATTGCAAAGttgcttatattatgtacaggtTATTGcttgtataaaaatcatttttgtacACGTCGATGACCGTTATTTATAAagcatattaatatgtattatatttataaattagtatatggGCAAGTATACAGGTTTGAAATATCTTGAAAAAAcctttgtttaattattgttttatttttatttttaatgatatttaataattcaagcATTTTTGCATTTacattttggttattttaaatgaatttaaattcgtGTTTTGTTGgttacaatcataatattacattaataaaaaaaattatttacttattgctattagttttaaatgttattgttattaaactcAACAacaaacatttggtgaaaaataaatttaatattatatactttcataatattcacatcatacaatttgtaaaaatacatcAGACTTACCGATtggttatgaataaaaattaaaaactgtgtatcaatttatcaataattaatttttaaaagaatagatggtttaaaatacaataaattagagtttaaaacttttatagtattttatagtattaactaGTTctcaatacattaatacatttattcgaaaaattttaatgtaccataaataacttttattttatttttaaagctgTATAAACGACGCGTGTACGTAAacgtgtaataattattgattaaatgtttCTACGCGCGATGACGAGTTATCAGAAATTCTCTCAACGGTCTCATAGAAATGTAACATATGTATATCGATTAGAAGCGACATTATGTTTATGCCGGAACGACAAGTGTTTTACGCGGACGTCGGAATTTTATTTCACCCTCATTTTCCGGATGGGGatgaaaaaaagtttgtattCTATAGTGTATACTCGGGAGACCACGGCGGCGACTTCTAGCGCggctgcataataataatcgacatacgtttatatatacgtatacaaagtaatttattgCAACGGTGAGCGAAAAATGGGGACGATGTTCGAAAGGGGAAAATTGCGTTTTTACTCTCTTAAGTTATAGTACACGTCATCGGACCATCAACACAGCAAAGAGTGCTACGAAATTCGTATAAAATGGGGAGAACGACTGAGGCCGCGTGCGCgtatataccataataataatatagagagTCTTGGTGGCGCCGGAGGGGGTATGCAGTAGTCGACGTGGCAGCGCGAGGGTGGCGGTGAACTCGGCGGCGCGTAAATCACGCGACGCGCACGGCCTGACACTGAAGAAGAGGTGGTAtagggtatatatatatatacaggggGTGATTGACCGGGGGGAGGGTTGCAGATGGGTGGGGATGATGGTCGTATGACGGGAAACGTAAAGCGAGGGTTTGTGTGCCTGCCGTAGGAGGGGATGGGTCAGAGGTGGGTGGGCGCACGCGAGAGGGTCGAATCGTTTGCAAAACGGTGGCGGTGGCGACGGCGCTatgagaatatatatatacatgtatacatgtatatcgacgagagtataatatattatatacatacgcaATACGCACATAAAATATGCACGAACCCGTCATATATAATGCATCCACCTTATTTCGAAAACAATGTTTCGCTACAAATCCACGgtgtaccatttttttttttttttttacaacattcaCGGCATTTCCCAGTTtgaggaaaataaaaacaaaaacagatAACCTCCCTCCGCCCTATAATaaccacatatattatataaccgcGCTATCACcccgtaacataatattattattattattatttataaaatataaaatatatgcaactAATGCGATTTACCTGCCATCCCTGTATGAGTAGACTTCGGTCCACCGTCCTCAACCACATGACCGCGTCGCCCGCCTGGAAATCGTTGAGCTTGTAGCACTTGTGGTGCAAATAGATGCCCAGGCACTTGAGCAACTCGGACGTGCTTGCTTGTATGATGGTCTTCCGCGGCACGAGGTTGTGGCACGTGTGCGACGGGACCAGCGTGGCCCTGGGCACTAGCTTGTCGGCGCAGCCACcgctgctgttgttgttggCCACGTCCAACCCCGTGGTGGTGGCCGACCGGCGGACGCCGTTGGACCGGCCGACGCAGTCGACGTTGGCATTGGTGTCCACCAGCGGTTGCCGGCCCGCCAGCAGTTGCTTGGACTTGACGCCGCCTCCGCCGCCGGTTGTGCCGCCGTTGTCCAGCTTCTTTTTGTTCTGCGACGTGCTGAACCGCTTCCAGCTGAGCGCGTTGATCAGAGCCGAATGTTTTTTCATGCTCTTTTCCAGCGTGCCtcgctgctgctgctgctgctgatgCGGTTCGCAGCCCGTTGTGGCCGTCTTACAATTGTTCTCCGAGTTGTTGTTGTGGTGGTGATGGCTGtgattgttgttgttgttgttgttgttaatgATGTTGTTGTTGATGGagtttatgtttatgttgGCTGGCAGCATCATGGATATGCTACGGCCGGCCATGACATCGGCGTGCCGACGTTTCGTCAGCTGCTCGTACGTGAAGCTGCTGAGCGTGAACTCAGCCGCGCTGGCACTGCTAGCCATGGCCGGGTACACGGACTTGCGGTCTTTGGGGCTGATACTGAGCACGGTTCCCATGGCAGATAGCCGAGCTGGGAACGGCGCGGACAGGCGTTGACGCGCAGGCGGTGCCGCGAGTGCCGGTGCTGCAGATGCAGCGGCGACGGCCGCCACAACCCCGGGTCCCGAACGGCGGTTTTCGAGCTGCTCAGATGCGGCGGCACGTCCTATCCGTACTGTGATTGTAATCTTCACAGTGGTCGTCGTTTTCGCCGACGTTTCTATCGTTGTCGGCGGCGTCGTCGTCGATGTACGCCGCTCGCACAGTCGTCCTAACTGCGGCCGACCACCGTGACAATCGATAGCGGCCGCGGCATCGTCGCGGCAGCCGTCGCGCGGGCGGCCGTCCCGCAGCTGCAGCGCATTCGGTGGCGTGCACTTCGAGCTGGCCCGCAGTGACACACCGACGGGCGAGATCTGCACCGTATAGGACCGCAACGTTATCGTGACCGTTACACGGCCGCACGGGGAGCGCGTGCAAATCGGCCGCGGACGACCTACGCCGCTGCTGACGGCCAAACGTCgtgataactattatattaccgTACGCGATTGTCGCGCGTTCGAGACGAGGCTGACACTGACGTGTGGTGATTCCGGGTCATCCCCTGCAGCACACTAGTGCGCCGACGACTAGCACGCACCGACCGCGTACGCAACACAACGGACGTCGGGTGTACGTGGTGTGTACGCGGGTGTACGTGTGTGAGGGTGCGCGCGTGTAGCGAcagcagcggcggcggcggcggcggcggtggccgTCGATAGCTAGGCGCGCGCGTGCGAGGGTGGGCCCGGGGAGCTTTTCACGGCGACGGCGCTCCCGCGCCGCCGTCACTCGAGGCCGGTCGATACGCCGCAGAACAAGCGCACGCGCGCACCGCCGTCCACGTATATTGCGCTGTCGTATTAATTACGTCGAGCCCGCGATTTTCGGACGAAGCTATGTGgcgtgaaatataataatttgagtaTACACACACGACGAGTATATTACACGCATGTGGGACACATTTGTATAGTATTTGTGCGTAGAGCGTATAGTACGTCTGGACGCTATAGATGACGAGGGTAGACGCATTATTtgcgttattattgtttctgtGGAGTTTAATTTTGTCGTATAGAGCTCGTCGCCGGATACGGCGATGGACGATTtcgtctatataataatagtaataattattattttcacataattgCCGTATAGACACACCATACTACaattgtattcatataatCGTATTTATATGGAGatttagtataggtatataatatttatgcatgATGTAGtccatcaattttttttttaattcgtgataaatattgataaaattttaacattgaacggaataatgcatttttttcttatcaattttcagtactttttttattaataatttagtaaaattgaaaaaaaatgttagttacttgaatcatttatttagaaccatttagacattttttttattctgtaaaTATTGATACAAGTAACTTTTCATTGtatcatatgtatttataaatattaaaaaaatataggtaaacattttttatgaacatttgaagttcaaattttgacaaaattcgttaaaatcacaaaatagataattattgtatagctaaaaaatgtataaaatgtataatatttatagttcatatttaaaaatttaatacctacaCGATTCctcataagtatttaatactggaaccgaaaatattttaacacatctctcttttatatattataatgaaatcagATATTTAAATGAAGAACGGCTAaactattttgttgtaatttaaaaacattattcgtgggtacttgaaacttttacgaatattaatattttttatatacctatacacaatgatattttcaaaacatttagattaattttaagctattgcttacgaatattatactataaacccGTTCATAACCAACCATTGGCAATATGAGCCCaccttttaaatgtaatactttTCTTCAAGTCTTGGGATAAAGGATTACCTAAGTATCAATTAGGGAAAATTGTTTCaaagagaaatattttaacaggcaataataattatagaatatacatCGTAATGCCAATGCATAAAagcactatattttttaaacatttcaaaagtaGGAGATCTTCCTCCCCAGCTGCCAGCTGCCACATTAGACAATTTATGTTATgacaatatgtacatttagtatttacatttctGGTGTCAATTATCTGATACTGCGTCTGTTTGTGAAGTCTCTTTGTGTACTCTCGAGGTAAGCTCAAATAGGGTAGATACTGAACATAGATGCTTCAAATCACTACGTTACTAGGTATTTCAGTATTAGTATTAACTATGTAATGTGATGTCTTAGTCAGTAACGTGTGTAGGATTACACGCACATTAAAGTACCTACTCTACTTTACCGTTTTTACCCCACGTAGATCAATACAAAATCCACCCTGTTTATGGATACTATTTAAACGGTTTATTGTGTTGTGATTTACTGTGCACGCTGTTTATTGAAAAGCTTAAACTCAATGATACGTccgtatttatttctaatcgtttttaattgttggccatttcaaataattaatgcggTGGTCAGCATTACTTAcagtactattaatttattaatatttacagacAGACAGACTACAGCATTTGATAAGACATTTTTCtttgtgaaatatattttcgtaggtactataatttatgaaattctcGCATGACCTGGGCGTGACCTGTTCTACTTACAGTTTTCCTTCGTGCGCTCATATGTCATGTACTCGTgtacaatagtattatgtgtaatacttgaaacataaaatgcgtacctaaatataatacttataaaattgatatatattttatatcatgccATAAAGGTAGGtttttttaacgattaaaTATAAGTCATAGCAGCATAtcgaacataaaattattattattactatattttttgttttcaatagaaaaaagaaattcaattcaatttgtccagaaaaacatattttaatgacatttaaattttaataaatttctgttaatattatagttaattgctTACTTAACATAGAAAACGATTTATTGAAGAatttaaacaaagaaaaaattcttaattaatttactaaaaaatcaaaaaaattttaaattttcatttttatgacaatatttcaaaatatcaaataaaatagtgtatgtttaaaaaaaaattgcttatactttattttgttaatatatagattataggtactgactaatattcattattctaaCAAATGTGacaaacatacaatattatatcaaatagttGGTACTTATgcgtttaaattgatttatataattaaatatgatcatgggttagtattatactatttatactacttacttatttaataatatctacaatttaatataattcgaggctgatttaataaattttatcaatttttgacacaaattaatcataataataaaattcttctTTTTCAAACGAggccacataatataatatataatatataataaataacaataataaaatattataatatttatatattttaaacttataaccaCCACAAATAAGTTATTCCAGACATACGTATGAAGTTACTCCCAGG contains the following coding sequences:
- the LOC113550653 gene encoding cyclin-dependent kinase 5 activator 1, producing the protein MGTVLSISPKDRKSVYPAMASSASAAEFTLSSFTYEQLTKRRHADVMAGRSISMMLPANININSINNNIINNNNNNNNHSHHHHNNNSENNCKTATTGCEPHQQQQQQRGTLEKSMKKHSALINALSWKRFSTSQNKKKLDNGGTTGGGGGVKSKQLLAGRQPLVDTNANVDCVGRSNGVRRSATTTGLDVANNNSSGGCADKLVPRATLVPSHTCHNLVPRKTIIQASTSELLKCLGIYLHHKCYKLNDFQAGDAVMWLRTVDRSLLIQGWQDVPFINPANVVFVYMLVRELVDERVATEPELQAVVLTCLYLAYSYMGNEISYPLKPFLVEDSRDAFWDRCLGIVRAMSSKMLRINAEPAYFTEIFSELKACGTLNAVLQSA